A window of Belonocnema kinseyi isolate 2016_QV_RU_SX_M_011 chromosome 9, B_treatae_v1, whole genome shotgun sequence contains these coding sequences:
- the LOC117179374 gene encoding leucine-rich repeat-containing protein 57 yields the protein MGNSGLKQHYDTAKKTGTLTLSKRKLDEFPPNLRALAPLLRTLDLSENKFLHLPSELKDFTLLKQLNISHNRLTDLPEEMGALVKLECLNASSNQLKMLPFSLSNLTHLKQVNLSDNCIKEFPFMFCGLKHLDVLDLSKNKLTDVPDAASGLHVTELNLNQNQISIISRKLAQCSRLKTLRLEENCLQVHAIPVTILKDSKVSILALDGNLFEMKQFADLDGYEQYMERYTAVKKKMF from the coding sequence ATGGGTAATTCTGGATTAAAGCAGCACTACGACACAGCGAAGAAAACTGGAACCTTGACCCTCTCAAAAAGGAAATTGGACGAGTTTCCACCAAATTTGAGAGCCCTTGCCCCATTATTACGAACATTAGACCTCtcggaaaataaatttctgcATCTTCCTTCAGAATTAAAGGATTTCACTTTACTCAAGCAGCTAAATATCAGCCATAACAGACTGACAGACCTCCCGGAAGAAATGGGAGCCCTGGTGAAACTTGAATGCCTAAACGCTTCttcgaatcaattaaaaatgttgccattttctttatcaaatttaaCACATTTGAAGCAAGTGAATCTCTCTGATAATTGCATAAAAGAATTTCCTTTCATGTTCTGTGGACTGAAACATTTGGACGTTTTGGATCTCTCAAAAAATAAGTTGACGGATGTTCCAGATGCGGCTTCAGGACTTCATGTGACTGAACTTAATCTGAATCAAAACCAAATTTCGATTATTTCGAGAAAATTGGCTCAGTGCTCGAGACTGAAGACTTTGAGGCTGGAGGAAAATTGTCTGCAAGTTCATGCAATCCCTGtcacgattttaaaggattccaaggtCTCGATTCTGGCCCTGGatggaaatcttttcgaaatgaAGCAATTTGCTGACCTGGATGGCTATGAGCAGTACATGGAGCGATATACTGCTGTTAAGAAGAAGATGTTTTGA